tatatcatttttattaaaaatagaatcattcatgccattatttgtaaactatatttttttattttgcaaaatcatttttataagtGATTAACTACGATTCAGTCTcgttattaattaaattattttcaaaaaaaataaaaagggttaAATATGCATTTTGAGAAATAACATATGTATGACatctattaaaattttttagataATCTATTATCTCAGTTAATAAATAATGACATGAACGAGTATTTACCTAAAGGGAAATAGTATAAATGAACTTTAACTTAACAAAtggtataaataaattttttcttaaaatttgacCATAtatttagggcccgtttggatgggcttaataaaagcaactttaaaaaaatacttttaaaagtgctgaaacttatttttaaaataagcagttatgcgtttggataaaagtgctgaagttgttatgtcaaacgtgaaaagggaaaaatggaagaaagaaatgttagggttatatgggtaatttggagattgtataaaaatattaagagcaaaaagataaaaatatggtcaacttaaaacagcttataagctaaaaaaaaaaacacccctaccccagcttttaacttttggcttaaaataagtttttttaaacttaaaataagttattttgagtattgccaaacagttaaataagtcaaaaaccagcttttaagtcagtttgaccagcttttaagctgagccaaacaggctcttaagcattttttgcttaaaatgtaaaaatctcaaattaaatatgcaaagtattttattttattttgtaaaaatattttctcctgcaCAAATGTTGAGATTCAAGATGAATCAATTTAATGCActgagtttttattttttcaagaaattatTTTGGTGTATATAAGATAATCTTGTTTTTATGTAGTAAATCACAAATTAGACACacattttgtatattttgtacAATGAGCTCGATCGAGatactataaaaaaataaattaatattcacTTTTGTATGGAATATTACCTATTGCATTAATTCAATTATCATTACAAATTTAAACATTTcgtttttgctaaaattaatagttttttattttaaaataaaaaattaaatgaatttaaatcGTGAAATAAACGAGTAATATTTACATATCATAGACCGTCTACTTTACGTCTTTGAATGTGACCCTTCTCTTTAATTATTCATGAATACAAAATGTTTCCTTCTTCGTTTTATATTGGAAAAAAGCTAAAGTATAATATCGAACTTCAAAAAAAAGCTTATCTATATTTTTCGTTAAAAAagtcatttatttatattattgatttttgaaaaatgctcatccatgtcattatttgttaatgaaaaataattttgattttttttttatatttgatcgATTATGATTCGGtcatataattaattgaatcaatcttaaaGGTGATTTGCTTTAAGTATATCACCGATCTTTGAGAAAAAACTCATTTATGACATCTGTTAAGAATTTGATTCGTccctattattttaattaaaaaataatgacataaataaattttttctcaaataaaactaacataaataaatcaaatataaacaaataacatatataaacGTTCTCTCAAAGTTCGATGATAAACGTTGAAGTCTTTTCACTTATATATTAAACGATGAGTATTGAGTATACGGAAtcaagaataataaataaaagatatgcATTTctgatgttttttttgttttttgtttttatagatCTCTCAAAAATACTTCATTTGTTTCTAAATGGTACTTacctatttttaaattaatatatttaataaaaaaataattttattatagtGAGATATTATTTTACtcctattaattataaaataaaaaaattaaaaataataattttcaagaaattttataatttttaaaataatatattaaaggtacaatagataaattattttttgtcctttcttaatttgtcaaaatagaaaagtaataagaaacaactaaaaaaagtaaaagtggATTAATAATTAGTAACAGAAGGAGTACTTCCTCTGTCTCTAATTATTATGGTAGCGACgcaatcatataattaattatttgttcacttttgaattaatacatttattaaaaaataataattgacataataaatttaccattttacccgtattaattatgaaatagatgaattaaaaaacttaagattttcaaaaagttttaccttttgaataataattagttaaagatataatagataaattttttatcctttcttaatttatcagacaaaataaataattaaaaataattataaaaaaatgagtaaataattagcaataaagaaaattttaaatattaaatagaagaatgatattattaatttatctcttaGAGAAACTTTTTAGAACTTATAAAgaacaattaattattaatatgataCGAATTACGATGAGAGACGAAGGTAATATGTGCTTATGCTTCAAATATTCTTTGCACATATTTTTGTTGGCCAAAAATATTCCCCATGGAAACATAAGTATACATAATTTGTTGTGTTTCACtaattattaaatgataaagaaaatttaatttgaatgatttttaggtattaatattttataatatatcgtaatatattgtattatatcattttaataatacaatatttgaaTATATCGTATTGTTCTTCGTTTTAACATAATGTCACGTATTcataatttgaatgataaatcTACAAGAAAAATAGGGTACAAAGTAAAGCTATTATGAAAAGGTAGGATGAAAAATGAGCATggttattaattaataaaacaaagacaaaatgaaagaaaatattatggtAGCGACATGATCACACCTAATCAGTCGTTACATAAAATAGATGAGTttaaacaatacaatacaataaattttaagtaacaattACTATAAATATTATACTTCAGCtaacaatacaataaaatacGACGAATAACAACCATGATAAAAAAACAAGCTATTATACTCTCGAGTCTAAATAGTTCAGATATGAAACTTCGAAAACGATATAATATACGTGATACAAGTTTATTAATAAATCAATGGCCCATAATTCACAACTTCTTTtccttatatatatacacatttaacctctctttctctctctatatttcATTTCTTGCTTCATCTTTCTATAATTCATAGATTTTCAAGGAATGGCCAAGACTAATGGGTAAAGTACTCAAGTCATTCTaaattgaggaaaaaaaaatatttattatgataaaattttataacattattattatactagataaagttcaattactttactatgatttttatttttatttttataattttacagATTTATGGGACATGATATGTTGGCACCATTTACTGCAGCATGGATGATTGATATGGGACCTTTAGTTATAGATAAGGCGGAGGTTagattttgagtttatttttgttaCGAGTTTTAAGTTATACGTATCGTTagtataatttgaattttgattatttgagGTATAAGTAACTTTTGAATTATGATCGAAATTTTAAATAATGCACTTGAATTGACTAAATTAAGGTGGTTTGCTGAGTTTCGATCATAATTCAGGAGTATTTATACCTTATCACTTAATTATTTTGtcattatgaaaataaaaagattttttaacatatatattgttggttatttttaatttttgagaaacttttaagatatttatgtttttaatatttgtgtaatttgTTATAGGGTTCTTATGTCTATGATGTAAATGGAAAGAAGTACCTTGATTCTTTATCTGGTTTATGGTGCACAGTATTaggtatttaattaattacaatccttaattattgcattatttgattttattggctaattttgtcttttatttgatttaattaattccactagttttcttttttgttactGTAGTGTTTAAGGTCTCACCACAACAAAAGAGATATTTAATGACAATTTTTATTAtgacataaattatatttaatattctcTCCGTCtagtattatttgtcatggtttctatttttagagtcaaactataaaaactttgactaaggtgttatttttcatcatattaatatgtaaaaaatttcaatttatggtacttttcatgtaattttagaatatctagttttttttgtttaaaatatcgaattaatatgatctaatttaattttgaaaattaatcaaattgactttcgaaaagcacaacatgacaaataattctgGAGGTGTATcaatcaaaataacaataatatgaaattaattcttGAAATTTGTAAGGATGATAAATTGGATTTAATTTgggatttttgttatttagctaCTGAATTTTGTATCGTTGGCAGTTTCTTATTTTCTAATATTGATTACTGAAAAGAATTAATATCATTGCATCAATAATCGCTAAATTTTTTAGTGGTATTTATATAAAGTGTTGATTATAAATagtcatatttattattattattaaatataataaaaggacaattatattattatcgCTAAATAATTTAAGctaaatcttttatttattgtattgcATGTAAAGTAAACTTAGTTAATTAGGAGATTTATTACTAATTTCTCCTTTAATTAGGACCCCATCATGGATGGACCaacctaataattattttttgatagttACGTTTGTGGTGTGTTTGATGtaaagaaactttacttcaatatccaatattttataaaattttaaaatttattttaattagagtAAGAGAAATATATAagcaaataaattcatttttctcttttttattaatgtttaatttgattgctaaaaaataatttatttatttatttatttttaataaggatTTTCCTTCATGCCAAATTATTTTACTTCGATTGCAACATGTTGAAAGCTATCTTTGATTATTATAGAAAATTACTTTGGAATTTTGTGAAATTCTTGATTGGATTAATAAGTTATATATTGATATGTgtagatataattttttatattattaaatatataattatacgTTACGATTAAAAGTTAGACTTTCACCATAAAGAGCGTAGAGTTTTTAATCAGATATTTcgagtttaaattttaaaattaaaaattctttttgtaaaattaattttcgTTTTAATGAATCTTACCTGATACGAATCTCGATGATTATTGTAGGGGGGAGTGAGCCTCGTCTTATTGAAGCTGCAAATAAACAACTCAATAAATTGGCATTTTACCATTCATTTTGGAATCGTACCACAAAACCTTCTTTGGTATAATACTTCTAAATTTGgctattaatttattaatattactcCTTCAAtcccaaaaatatttgttttatttctcgagaattaaattatatcaatttCAACAGATAATTTAGTTACAAAAGTTGATTAATTTGATTCTCGAGaaataaaatgtaataaatattttagaacAGAAGGAGTAAATCTAAccgattaattaattttattttataaataaatacagGATCTTGCAAAGGAGCTCATAAATATGTTTACTGCAAATAAGATGGGAAAAGTTTTTTTCACAAATAGTGGATCAGAAGCTAATGACACTCaggtttattaatttttttttagcttattatacaaatttaatttaatttattataacatgttattattatttattttaaattattattagttCCATGTAATTTAAGTCACTTCTGAAATTTGAAAACTTACATATTTATGTTAAGAAAATTCAAACCATTAtattacaatatgatataattttttaataaagtgaatttattatttacattgtttgattgtataaatatttttttatggagaatttttcaaggatatttaataattaatcttTGACCTTTACATGTTAATTATTTATAGGTGAAGTTGGTGTGGTATTACAACAATGCCATTGGGAGgccaaacaaaaagaaaattatttctcGAAAAAATGcgtaatcttttttatttttttttaaaaaattgttttatatatttttattattccatttttttttactttggcTAATACAATATTCTTTATATATTAAACAGATACCATGGCTCCACTTATATGACTGCCGGTCTCTCTGGGTAATATAGCGTTCGTTTTATTTTACGTGACGATATTTGATTaagtataattaaatttattaagttttatgtatatttattttttaaatatgttatgatcattttaataatttataaagataaaattaaataaattatcactataaataataaaagaaaaaaaactccaATAATGTTTGACACAATTATTAAGAGTTACACTCTTACGAATTATCAAAATTCTATAAGTCGAACGAGTTGAATTATGATTCATTgcttaaaacattttaattcaaTCCATCTCTGTCATAGGAACTGAAGCAgctttgatgaaaaattatactatttatatatgatttttttttaatgtatatatgcCATTGTGTTGAgcattatatttcatatttctattttttaaatcccatttaaatatattaaatttcaatatttattttagtccGTTTAAATTTAACTCGATTCATTTTAATGTTTTGCAGGCTTCCATCACTACATCTAAAATTTGATTTACCACCTCCATATATTCTTCACACTGATTGCCCTCATTATTGGAACTATCACTTGCCaggtttattattattattattattattattattatattatattgatcttatattatatgttttttttatattaataactatacattttactaaaataaaatatgtatggCAGGTGAGACAGAAGAGGAGTACTCAACTAGGTTGGCAAATAATTTGGAAAATCTTATACTCAAAGAGGGTCCTGAAACAGTAATTTCTATATACTTTTATCActtattatcaatttttttttatatttcgcGTGATGAAGAAACTGTTTACGATAGatgttcaattttaaaaaaaattatctttttagaaaatagtttgaaaaagaAATGCAAAAGTGAAAAGTTATAcgtaaaaatattgaaaaaaatattatcaaccgatacaaatattaaaaataataataaaatcgaagcataagaaaatattaacatatatttatgTGTAGGTTGCTGCTTTCATTGCGGAACCAGTCATGGGAGGAGCAGGTGTGATAATTCCTCCAGCTACCTATTTCGAAAAGGtctgatttattattttattcgtctcaatttatattataatatttgattaaacataaattttaatgaaaaataagttaTAGATATATATGGCTACTATACATCTCATTAATGATAAATAGACATTTAAACGTTACAATATTattaaacataagaaaaaaggatagtttttttgaaaataattaatataaaaagaatcatataaattaagacGGACTATTGGCTTCACCTAATTTATTGTTATTCACCTAAGTGCATTTGATTTGatactttcaaatattttattgtccctaaaatttatattttttaaaattatataccaaattaaaattctaaCTCTCTTCccatctcattttttttcaattgttttttttctagCAAAATACTTGTTACATTATATTTTcgtaaataaatataagaacatttttagtcatttaatattcatttttttaattaaagaaattaataaCTCATgtctactttatttttattttttttagattcaaGCTGTTTTAAAGAAATATGACATTCTTTTCATCGCGGATGAGGTGATATGTGGATTTGGAAGACTTGGGACAATGTTTGGCTGTGATAAGTACAACATTAAGCCTGATCTTGTCTCTATAGCAAAGGTAATACAAAATTATAGCGAAAAATGATCTGATGATCGTTTATACTTTATATGAACTTATATTCTAAATTCTTCTATCAATCGAACTAATAAATTTAAACTCTAATTAGAGTTTAAAATAAGCGCgctatatatctatatataatatttacataatcaGATCACTTCAGATTCGTAATTCTTAATTTGACTAttttaacattgttttaaggctcTTTCTGGTGGATATATACCAATTGGTGCTGTGCTTGTAAGTGAAGAAATTTCTAAGGTCATAATGTCTCAAAGCAATCAACTTGGTGAGcatataatataaatgtgattgaatatttttattattacttaatatatatagt
This portion of the Solanum pennellii chromosome 12, SPENNV200 genome encodes:
- the LOC107007340 gene encoding gamma aminobutyrate transaminase 2, with product MAKTNGFMGHDMLAPFTAAWMIDMGPLVIDKAEGSYVYDVNGKKYLDSLSGLWCTVLGGSEPRLIEAANKQLNKLAFYHSFWNRTTKPSLDLAKELINMFTANKMGKVFFTNSGSEANDTQVKLVWYYNNAIGRPNKKKIISRKNAYHGSTYMTAGLSGLPSLHLKFDLPPPYILHTDCPHYWNYHLPGETEEEYSTRLANNLENLILKEGPETVAAFIAEPVMGGAGVIIPPATYFEKIQAVLKKYDILFIADEVICGFGRLGTMFGCDKYNIKPDLVSIAKALSGGYIPIGAVLVSEEISKVIMSQSNQLGVFCHGFTYSGHPVACAVALEALKIYKEKNITEVVNKLSPKFQEGLKAFIDSPIIGEIRGTGLVLSTEFVDNKSPNDPFPPEWGVGTYFGSQCQKHGMLVSFSGDHVNMAPPFTLSLEELDEMICIYGKALKDTEKRVEELKSQKK